A genomic segment from Diospyros lotus cultivar Yz01 chromosome 5, ASM1463336v1, whole genome shotgun sequence encodes:
- the LOC127802774 gene encoding probable serine/threonine-protein kinase PIX13 isoform X1, with protein sequence MKEEEEDDEEEKHAHLCLINWLPTIPDRSIDPMGGVSQTTSNGNSTTTPSSGSGDTRFSDEESPNGKILSFPNLRIFSFSELRNATRNFRNDSVLGEGGFGKVYKGWLDDKQQHASGSVVAVKKLNSESTQGFQEWQSEVNFLGSLSHPNLVKLLGYCLEDNEKLLVYEFMQKGSLENHLFGRGAAVQPLPWGTRLKILIGAARGLAFLHTSDKHVIYRDFKASNILLDGSYNAKISDFGLAKLGPSASQSHVTTRVMGTYGYAAPEYVATGHLYVKSDVYGFGVVLVEMLTGLRALDPTRANGKQNLADWVKPYLSERRKLKTIMDSRLEGKYPSKAAFHISQLSLKCIESEPKTRPSMKEVVEALEKIGGDDDKPKEPRVHATHSTTVYPHGFGRHPMHHRSPLHPRQDGNRQYHHQLHGRRRA encoded by the exons AT gaaggaagaagaagaagatgatgaagaagaaaagcatGCCCATCTCTGCTTAATCAATTGGCTGCCTACAATCCCAGATCGATCGATCGATCCAA TGGGGGGCGTATCTCAGACCACCAGCAACGGCAACAGCACTACTACGCCTTCCAGCGGAAGCGGAGACACTCGGTTCTCCGACGAGGAAAGTCCCAACGGAAAGATCCTATCCTTCCCTAATTTAAGGATCTTCAGCTTTTCAGAGTTGAGGAATGCCACCAGAAATTTTAGGAACGACTCGGTGCTCGGAGAAGGAGGTTTCGGAAAAGTTTACAAAGGCTGGCTTGACGACAAGCAGCAGCACGCATCTGGCTCCGTTGTTGCTGTCAAGAAATTGAACTCTGAAAGCACGCAAGGGTTTCAGGAATGGCAG TCTGAGGTCAACTTCTTAGGAAGTCTTTCTCATCCAAACCTTGTTAAGCTATTGGGATACTGTTTGGAAGATAACGAGAAACTCCTCGTCTATGAATTCATGCAAAAGGGCAGCTTGGAGAATCACCTTTTTGGAA GGGGTGCTGCAGTTCAGCCACTTCCATGGGGCACGCGGCTTAAGATACTAATTGGAGCAGCTCGAGGCCTGGCTTTCTTGCACACATCAGACAAGCACGTAATTTATAGAGATTTCAAGGCCTCAAATATATTGCTTGATGGG TCCTACAATGCCAAGATCTCAGATTTTGGGTTAGCAAAATTGGGTCCATCAGCTAGCCAATCACACGTAACCACACGAGTTATGGGAACTTATGGTTATGCTGCTCCAGAGTATGTTGCTACAG GGCATTTGTATGTGAAAAGCGATGTGTACGGTTTTGGTGTTGTGCTGGTCGAGATGTTGACAGGGTTACGGGCACTTGACCCAACCCGTGCCAATGGGAAGCAGAACCTGGCTGACTGggttaaaccatatttaagtgAGAGAAGGAAGTTGAAAACCATTATGGACTCGCGGTTGGAAGGAAAATATCCTTCCAAAGCTGCATTTCATATATCTCAGCTTTCTCTGAAATGCATTGAATCGGAACCGAAGACAAGGCCATCAATGAAAGAGGTAGTGGAAGCGCTGGAAAAGATAGGCGGGGACGACGACAAACCCAAGGAGCCTCGAGTTCATGCTACGCACAGCACTACTGTCTATCCGCATGGCTTTGGCCGGCACCCGATGCACCATCGATCCCCGCTTCACCCTAGGCAAGATGGAAACCGGCAGTATCATCATCAACTCCATGGACGACGACGAGCTTGA
- the LOC127802774 gene encoding probable serine/threonine-protein kinase PIX13 isoform X2, with amino-acid sequence MGICWASPSKNHSPATTTAQFTSSLGGVSQTTSNGNSTTTPSSGSGDTRFSDEESPNGKILSFPNLRIFSFSELRNATRNFRNDSVLGEGGFGKVYKGWLDDKQQHASGSVVAVKKLNSESTQGFQEWQSEVNFLGSLSHPNLVKLLGYCLEDNEKLLVYEFMQKGSLENHLFGRGAAVQPLPWGTRLKILIGAARGLAFLHTSDKHVIYRDFKASNILLDGSYNAKISDFGLAKLGPSASQSHVTTRVMGTYGYAAPEYVATGHLYVKSDVYGFGVVLVEMLTGLRALDPTRANGKQNLADWVKPYLSERRKLKTIMDSRLEGKYPSKAAFHISQLSLKCIESEPKTRPSMKEVVEALEKIGGDDDKPKEPRVHATHSTTVYPHGFGRHPMHHRSPLHPRQDGNRQYHHQLHGRRRA; translated from the exons ATGGGGATTTGCTGGGCTTCTCCTTCCAAGAACCACAGCCCCGCCACCACTACTGCCCAGTTTACTTCTTCTT TGGGGGGCGTATCTCAGACCACCAGCAACGGCAACAGCACTACTACGCCTTCCAGCGGAAGCGGAGACACTCGGTTCTCCGACGAGGAAAGTCCCAACGGAAAGATCCTATCCTTCCCTAATTTAAGGATCTTCAGCTTTTCAGAGTTGAGGAATGCCACCAGAAATTTTAGGAACGACTCGGTGCTCGGAGAAGGAGGTTTCGGAAAAGTTTACAAAGGCTGGCTTGACGACAAGCAGCAGCACGCATCTGGCTCCGTTGTTGCTGTCAAGAAATTGAACTCTGAAAGCACGCAAGGGTTTCAGGAATGGCAG TCTGAGGTCAACTTCTTAGGAAGTCTTTCTCATCCAAACCTTGTTAAGCTATTGGGATACTGTTTGGAAGATAACGAGAAACTCCTCGTCTATGAATTCATGCAAAAGGGCAGCTTGGAGAATCACCTTTTTGGAA GGGGTGCTGCAGTTCAGCCACTTCCATGGGGCACGCGGCTTAAGATACTAATTGGAGCAGCTCGAGGCCTGGCTTTCTTGCACACATCAGACAAGCACGTAATTTATAGAGATTTCAAGGCCTCAAATATATTGCTTGATGGG TCCTACAATGCCAAGATCTCAGATTTTGGGTTAGCAAAATTGGGTCCATCAGCTAGCCAATCACACGTAACCACACGAGTTATGGGAACTTATGGTTATGCTGCTCCAGAGTATGTTGCTACAG GGCATTTGTATGTGAAAAGCGATGTGTACGGTTTTGGTGTTGTGCTGGTCGAGATGTTGACAGGGTTACGGGCACTTGACCCAACCCGTGCCAATGGGAAGCAGAACCTGGCTGACTGggttaaaccatatttaagtgAGAGAAGGAAGTTGAAAACCATTATGGACTCGCGGTTGGAAGGAAAATATCCTTCCAAAGCTGCATTTCATATATCTCAGCTTTCTCTGAAATGCATTGAATCGGAACCGAAGACAAGGCCATCAATGAAAGAGGTAGTGGAAGCGCTGGAAAAGATAGGCGGGGACGACGACAAACCCAAGGAGCCTCGAGTTCATGCTACGCACAGCACTACTGTCTATCCGCATGGCTTTGGCCGGCACCCGATGCACCATCGATCCCCGCTTCACCCTAGGCAAGATGGAAACCGGCAGTATCATCATCAACTCCATGGACGACGACGAGCTTGA